Proteins co-encoded in one Bradyrhizobium sp. 170 genomic window:
- a CDS encoding NAD/NADP-dependent octopine/nopaline dehydrogenase family protein, translated as MKIAVLGGGNGSFAAAGDFALASHEVRLWRRNPGDVEAHRAQGGTITVIDRAGRRDIRLAMITSSIAEAIEAADLILCPAPAFAQPAIAELAAPHLRDGQVVFLPPGTFGSYIFARAAKDAGNRAEIATAETGTLPWLARKQGPYAVRISGRGARLPTGVFPLRLAKHALEVIEAAFPNAIEPCGDALSGALMNAGPIIHPPLITMNAGPIEHFEKWDIHKEGTQPAIRRVTDALDAERIAIREALGYGGPHFPLADHYSKDGEPWMYARDAHDQLTDSGDWSERLILVEHRYMLEDLRLGLSFLASVAGLAGVQTPLVKAFLAIGSAITEQDFAVTGRSLSSLGLGDLDRAALQNLLAGGFR; from the coding sequence TTGAAGATTGCAGTGTTGGGTGGAGGCAATGGTTCGTTCGCGGCAGCCGGCGACTTCGCCTTGGCCAGTCACGAAGTCCGGCTGTGGCGGCGAAATCCTGGAGATGTCGAGGCGCATCGTGCGCAGGGCGGCACGATAACGGTTATCGATCGGGCGGGGCGACGTGATATCCGGCTGGCCATGATCACGTCGTCGATCGCGGAAGCCATCGAAGCTGCCGATCTCATCCTGTGTCCGGCGCCGGCTTTCGCGCAGCCCGCAATCGCCGAGTTGGCCGCGCCGCATTTGCGCGATGGCCAGGTCGTGTTTCTGCCGCCCGGCACGTTCGGCTCCTACATCTTTGCCCGCGCGGCAAAAGACGCGGGCAACCGCGCCGAGATCGCAACCGCGGAGACCGGAACCCTGCCGTGGCTGGCGCGCAAGCAGGGTCCTTATGCGGTCCGCATCTCGGGCCGGGGCGCGCGGTTGCCGACCGGCGTGTTTCCATTGCGCCTCGCCAAACACGCGCTGGAAGTGATCGAGGCTGCGTTTCCAAATGCCATCGAACCATGCGGCGATGCGCTCTCTGGCGCACTGATGAACGCCGGCCCGATCATCCATCCGCCGCTGATCACCATGAACGCTGGCCCGATCGAACATTTCGAGAAGTGGGACATCCACAAGGAGGGAACGCAGCCGGCCATCCGCCGCGTGACGGATGCACTGGATGCCGAACGCATCGCCATCCGCGAGGCGCTTGGTTACGGCGGGCCGCATTTCCCGCTTGCCGACCATTATTCCAAGGACGGCGAACCCTGGATGTATGCGCGCGACGCGCACGACCAGCTCACGGATTCCGGCGATTGGTCCGAGCGCCTCATTCTTGTCGAGCACCGTTACATGCTGGAGGATCTGCGTCTCGGCCTGTCGTTCCTCGCATCAGTGGCGGGCCTCGCAGGCGTGCAAACGCCGCTCGTGAAGGCATTCCTGGCGATCGGCTCCGCCATCACGGAGCAGGATTTTGCGGTGACGGGCCGGAGCTTGTCTTCGCTCGGCCTCGGCGATCTCGACCGGGCCGCGCTGCAAAATCTTCTCGCCGGGGGCTTTCGATGA